The nucleotide window TTCCCAGCATTCCCGCTGGGTCCTGCGGCTTGTGGACAACTACGACGGGTGTGTCCTGGCTGCCTGCAGAGGCCACATCTCTTTGGCCGGTGCGGATCTGCATCATCCATATTGGTGCGAATGCGTGTGGACCTTGGACGACCCTCCCTCGCACGCCTTATGTTCGGATCCGGTATAACAGTAGGCCCGGCATATGGTGGCCAGAAACCCTCCGGAATGGGTGGTGTAAATCCCATCTGATAGACACCGAAAACGGAACTAAGGCGATAGACCTGGTGGACGTAAGGCTGCCATGTCAGACGTGAATAAGCACAGTAGGCCAGGGCGTGAGGACACGGGAAATGAAGTGCTTGGAAGTATCCACAATCACAAGTCTTTGACCCTAATGATACCCTGTACGTACCTAGTGAGAATGAACCTGTCGGAGTCGTCTCAACCACGGTGTACTCCGAGTTATCCCTGTCATAAACAGTCACCGTGAAGCACCTGGCAGTCTTCAGGTTGGCCTCGATACACTTTACTAGGTATTGACTGAAATGTTGTCCAGTACCCATCTAAGCCTCGGCCTCCCTACCCTTACGCACGAATAGCTCAGCCAGCCTTCCGTATGTGGCCTTAACCAGCGAGCAAACAGGGAGGTTCCTTACCCCCTTTAGGATTGAATTGACACACTCTGATATATTGGTCGTCATGTGACCGAATCTCCGACCCTCATCACAGTACTGTGTCCACAAAGAGTACTCAATTCGGTTCGCCCAGTCACACATTGCCAGATTCTCAGAGCGCAGGATGTCGAACCAGTAGTCAAACTCCACCTCGGTCTTCGCATATGCGGCGTTCACAAGAAGCCTCCGGGCATCTTTTGCCCTTGAAGGTGAGGGCGAAATTCGCTGCAACGTGTCAAATGCAGAATGCCCGGTATGCAGACGGAGGTAGCCATCCCCCATCAGGTGCTTCAAGTGCTGCCTTGATGCCgttatgcctatctgaaataaCTAACAGACCCGGCTGAGGTGTCACGTGCTGTCGGAGGTGGGAGAGAAAGAAGGACCATGACTCAGCATTCTCACCCTCAACTAGTGCGAATGCCACAGGGAGTATGTTGGAATTCCCGTCCTGTGCAATCGCCACGAGCAACGTTCCCCCATACTTGCCATATAGATGGGTACCGTCAATACTCACCAACGGCTTGCAATGCCGAAATGCTTCGATACAAAGGG belongs to Arachis duranensis cultivar V14167 chromosome 8, aradu.V14167.gnm2.J7QH, whole genome shotgun sequence and includes:
- the LOC107461315 gene encoding uncharacterized protein LOC107461315 produces the protein MGTGQHFSQYLVKCIEANLKTARCFTVTVYDRDNSEYTVVETTPTGSFSLGTYRVSLGSKTCDCGYFQALHFPCPHALAYCAYSRLTWQPYVHQVYRLSSVFGVYQMGFTPPIPEGFWPPYAGPTVIPDPNIRRAREGRPRSTRIRTNMDDADPHRPKRCGLCRQPGHTRRSCPQAAGPSGNAGNY